One genomic segment of Bradyrhizobium prioriisuperbiae includes these proteins:
- a CDS encoding prepilin-type N-terminal cleavage/methylation domain-containing protein, which translates to MTRSQPWGTAGFTLIEVLAALAIASVVIVATAALIHNVALNFDRGTGTVGRADRLLLAVQRLAADFGSARLVPSGGQGHATGAFAGSPTQIKFVAAGGVAAGPQGEEVISLTVEESDGTSRLVRRRAAWRGPRTLLDSVMLRDPVNLIDGRIDIAFAFARIAADGTTTWSEAWSGQPLLPRMVRLTVRDRASGADLIPGAQFVLRADAPIGCAQSGAKATCLAGDKPQNEPAKEPAKDSPDRGRG; encoded by the coding sequence ATGACCCGATCGCAACCGTGGGGAACCGCCGGCTTCACCCTGATCGAAGTGCTCGCCGCGCTTGCGATCGCATCAGTCGTGATCGTCGCCACCGCGGCGTTGATCCACAACGTCGCGCTGAATTTCGACCGCGGCACCGGCACCGTCGGCCGGGCGGATCGCCTGCTGCTCGCCGTGCAGCGTCTCGCGGCGGATTTCGGTTCGGCCCGCCTGGTGCCGTCCGGCGGGCAAGGCCATGCGACGGGCGCCTTTGCCGGCAGCCCCACCCAAATCAAATTCGTCGCCGCCGGCGGCGTCGCGGCCGGGCCGCAAGGCGAAGAGGTGATCAGCCTCACTGTCGAAGAGAGTGACGGCACCAGCCGGCTGGTCCGGCGCCGCGCGGCATGGCGAGGTCCGCGGACATTGCTCGACAGCGTGATGTTACGCGATCCCGTCAATTTGATCGACGGCCGGATCGACATCGCCTTTGCTTTCGCGCGCATCGCGGCCGACGGCACGACGACCTGGAGCGAAGCCTGGAGCGGACAGCCCTTGCTGCCGCGTATGGTGCGGCTGACGGTCCGCGACCGCGCCAGCGGCGCGGACCTCATTCCCGGCGCACAGTTCGTGCTGCGCGCCGACGCGCCAATCGGCTGCGCACAGTCGGGGGCCAAAGCCACATGCCTGGCCGGCGACAAGCCGCAGAACGAGCCGGCCAAGGAACCTGCCAAGGACTCGCCGGACAGGGGGCGGGGATGA
- a CDS encoding secretin and TonB N-terminal domain-containing protein, whose protein sequence is MTAIRSYVAGWGVTAGQRGPAQGFSGPGRFAVVSAALAIAGLCVAVAEERRAVDTPKPITFHIAAQPLANALQLYGEQTGVQVLYESNSAIGRKSAAVEGDFAPEDALNRLLAGTELRVQYIRPDAITLSLPSAEDDKPPVSPLASADLSLGTLRVRATSDGEDIGRLHDYSESVQIDIQKALQKNNRTRGGNYRAVLDLWIDPSRTVQRTELLRSTGDQERDTAVASALRGLTISRPAPTNTPQPVRVVIVVKSLQ, encoded by the coding sequence ATGACGGCGATCAGATCCTATGTCGCAGGTTGGGGCGTGACGGCTGGCCAGCGTGGTCCGGCGCAGGGTTTCTCTGGCCCGGGGCGCTTTGCCGTCGTCTCGGCGGCCTTGGCGATTGCCGGGTTGTGTGTCGCTGTCGCGGAAGAGCGTCGGGCAGTTGATACGCCCAAACCCATCACCTTTCATATCGCTGCCCAACCTCTGGCAAACGCGTTGCAGCTCTATGGAGAACAAACCGGGGTTCAGGTTCTTTATGAAAGCAATTCCGCGATCGGCCGGAAATCGGCAGCTGTCGAGGGAGATTTCGCGCCGGAGGACGCGCTCAACCGGCTGCTGGCGGGAACCGAACTGAGGGTCCAGTACATTCGGCCGGATGCCATTACGCTTTCTCTCCCGTCTGCGGAGGATGACAAGCCTCCTGTTAGTCCGCTCGCTAGCGCGGACCTGTCGTTGGGGACGTTGCGGGTGCGTGCAACAAGCGACGGCGAGGACATCGGTCGGCTCCACGATTACAGCGAGAGCGTTCAGATCGACATCCAGAAGGCGTTGCAGAAGAACAACAGGACCCGCGGCGGCAACTATCGAGCCGTCCTTGATCTATGGATTGATCCGTCCCGTACGGTTCAGCGAACCGAACTGCTTCGCTCCACGGGCGATCAAGAGCGCGATACAGCTGTGGCGTCGGCGCTTCGTGGCCTCACAATCAGCCGGCCAGCCCCAACGAATACGCCGCAACCAGTCCGCGTCGTTATCGTTGTAAAGTCGCTGCAATGA
- a CDS encoding prepilin-type N-terminal cleavage/methylation domain-containing protein: protein MSHSLADHARAGFTLIEVMAVMLIIAIIAALVVTMVPGTGRAQLKVLTLDTAALLRRERLGAILTGQSRRISLDGRARKLVGESGVVVIPRDVVVDVVGVDEVWSGRQAVVRFEPDGASTGAKLSYAWEGARYEVNVDWYSGGVATDLP, encoded by the coding sequence ATGTCGCATTCCCTGGCCGACCATGCGCGCGCGGGCTTCACTCTGATCGAAGTGATGGCAGTGATGCTCATCATTGCAATCATTGCTGCGCTGGTGGTGACCATGGTTCCCGGCACCGGCCGGGCGCAATTGAAGGTGCTGACACTGGATACCGCGGCGCTGCTGCGGCGCGAGCGCCTGGGCGCGATTTTGACCGGGCAGAGCCGGCGGATCTCGCTCGACGGCCGGGCGCGAAAACTGGTTGGGGAAAGCGGGGTTGTCGTGATTCCGCGCGACGTGGTGGTCGATGTCGTCGGCGTGGACGAAGTATGGTCGGGACGCCAGGCGGTGGTTCGATTCGAGCCCGATGGCGCTTCGACCGGCGCGAAACTCAGCTATGCGTGGGAAGGAGCGCGTTATGAGGTCAATGTCGACTGGTACAGCGGTGGGGTCGCGACCGACCTGCCGTAA
- a CDS encoding ShlB/FhaC/HecB family hemolysin secretion/activation protein, which translates to MRLGVAAVTCIGIFAAGAFPAHAAKQAATATAPASGSANTAPPAAAPGQKPAATQRFDIDDFAVQGADTLPQIEIEEAIYQFLGPNKSADDVEKARAALEKAYHDKGFQTVSVAVPQQNVQGGVVTLKVTELKVGRLRVKNSRYFDLGRIKGGAPSLKEGTVPNFGEVTKDIVSLNQWPDRRITPALRAGVTPGTVDVDLNVEDKSPFHASIEVNNRQSPSTTATRLSSTVHYDNLWQLGHSLSFTYQVAPERPHDAEVFSGSYLARVPDVDWLNLLFYGVKSSSNVASVGGTNIVGPGEIVGGRAVMTLPTRDGLFHTLSVGLDYKHFDQTVRIGLDGFSSPVTYYPVVASYGATFQNETFTTQFNAGITYNLRTPSSPWDEFDNKRTYASASFTHLNLDVSHTHELTEGFQVYAKVQGQLADGPLVSSEQFSLGGLDTVRGYLESEVLGDSGVAGNLELRSPNIGSLLQAQLKNESGKGAPRFTTFNDWRFFVFADGGHATVLRPLVEQVSQFDVWSYGVGTRFKVFDYVSGMVAYSVPMVSQTYTQARDPRVNFRIWGEF; encoded by the coding sequence CTGCGGCTGGGTGTCGCGGCGGTAACGTGCATTGGGATTTTTGCTGCCGGAGCTTTTCCGGCTCACGCAGCGAAGCAGGCGGCCACGGCTACGGCGCCTGCCTCGGGTTCCGCCAACACGGCACCGCCGGCTGCTGCTCCGGGGCAAAAGCCCGCGGCGACGCAGCGTTTTGATATCGATGACTTCGCCGTGCAGGGGGCCGATACCTTGCCGCAGATCGAGATCGAGGAAGCCATCTATCAGTTCCTCGGCCCGAACAAGAGCGCCGATGATGTCGAGAAGGCGCGGGCGGCACTGGAAAAGGCATATCACGACAAGGGCTTCCAAACCGTCAGTGTCGCGGTTCCGCAGCAGAACGTGCAAGGGGGCGTCGTTACACTCAAGGTGACTGAGCTGAAGGTCGGCCGGTTGCGGGTGAAGAATTCGCGTTATTTCGATCTCGGCCGGATCAAGGGTGGTGCGCCGTCCCTGAAAGAGGGGACGGTGCCGAACTTCGGCGAGGTCACCAAGGACATCGTCTCGCTGAATCAGTGGCCCGATCGGCGGATTACGCCGGCGCTGCGTGCGGGCGTGACGCCGGGCACAGTCGATGTCGACCTCAATGTCGAAGACAAGTCCCCGTTCCATGCCAGCATCGAAGTCAACAATCGGCAGTCGCCCAGCACGACGGCGACGCGCCTGAGCTCTACCGTACATTACGACAATCTGTGGCAGCTCGGCCATTCGCTGAGCTTCACCTATCAGGTGGCCCCGGAGCGTCCGCATGATGCGGAGGTATTTTCCGGATCGTACCTAGCACGGGTTCCGGACGTCGACTGGCTCAACCTGTTGTTCTACGGCGTCAAGTCGAGCAGCAATGTCGCCTCCGTGGGTGGCACCAACATTGTCGGCCCGGGCGAGATCGTCGGCGGCCGCGCGGTGATGACACTGCCGACCCGCGATGGCCTGTTCCATACGCTGTCGGTGGGGCTCGACTACAAACACTTCGACCAGACCGTGCGTATCGGCCTTGATGGCTTCTCGTCGCCAGTCACGTATTACCCGGTGGTCGCAAGTTACGGTGCGACATTCCAGAATGAAACGTTCACCACCCAGTTCAATGCCGGCATCACCTACAATTTGCGGACGCCGAGCAGTCCGTGGGACGAGTTCGACAATAAGCGCACCTATGCGTCGGCGAGCTTCACCCATCTCAACCTCGATGTCTCCCACACCCATGAACTGACCGAGGGCTTCCAGGTTTATGCCAAAGTCCAGGGTCAATTGGCCGATGGGCCGCTGGTGTCGAGCGAGCAGTTCAGCCTCGGCGGGCTGGATACCGTGCGCGGTTACCTTGAATCCGAAGTGCTTGGTGACAGCGGCGTGGCCGGCAATCTCGAGCTACGCAGCCCCAACATCGGCAGTTTATTGCAGGCACAGCTCAAGAACGAGTCCGGCAAGGGCGCGCCGCGTTTCACCACGTTCAATGACTGGCGGTTCTTCGTGTTCGCGGATGGCGGGCACGCAACGGTGTTGAGGCCGCTCGTTGAGCAGGTGTCGCAATTCGACGTCTGGAGTTACGGCGTCGGCACTCGCTTCAAGGTGTTCGATTACGTCAGCGGCATGGTCGCATACTCGGTGCCGATGGTCAGTCAAACTTACACACAAGCGCGGGATCCGCGCGTGAATTTCCGGATCTGGGGTGAATTCTGA
- a CDS encoding FecR family protein, whose amino-acid sequence MTVPTHTSEPSPLLDEALDWVVRLKTGAPTQADVDALQRWRQRSPAHEAAFRQAARLYRHAGIAVRELAGEQADEIVSAPQRPPRLLSRRLVLGGAVAAAAGYVMVRPPLGLWPSIEELSADYRTGKGEQRKVVVAPEVSVELNTQTSIALRSAPSETRIELISGEAAVTTKLSAAKPLVMLAGEGRISALQANFNARCLDGLVSVTCLSGIVTVELGGRTARLGKAEQVTYSRTGLEASVPVDATQVSAWQAGLLIFRDRPLTSVVDEVNRYRSGKIIITNAELKRRLVNGTFQLDKLENFVAQVEQLFGARITSLPGGVVLLS is encoded by the coding sequence GTGACCGTGCCGACCCACACATCCGAACCATCTCCATTGTTGGACGAGGCCCTTGACTGGGTCGTTCGGTTGAAAACCGGTGCGCCCACGCAGGCCGATGTTGACGCACTGCAACGCTGGCGACAGCGGAGCCCGGCACACGAGGCGGCTTTCAGGCAGGCTGCGCGGCTTTATCGCCATGCAGGAATCGCAGTTCGTGAACTTGCCGGCGAGCAGGCTGATGAGATCGTATCAGCCCCGCAACGGCCGCCGCGCCTGCTTTCCCGTCGGTTGGTGCTGGGTGGGGCAGTCGCCGCGGCGGCGGGTTATGTGATGGTTCGTCCGCCGCTCGGTCTGTGGCCCTCGATCGAAGAATTGTCGGCGGACTACCGGACCGGGAAGGGCGAGCAGCGCAAGGTTGTGGTGGCGCCTGAGGTTTCCGTGGAATTGAACACCCAAACAAGCATAGCGCTGCGATCCGCGCCAAGCGAAACCAGGATCGAACTGATCTCCGGCGAAGCTGCGGTTACCACGAAGCTGTCGGCGGCGAAGCCGTTGGTGATGCTCGCGGGAGAAGGTCGCATTTCCGCGTTGCAGGCCAATTTCAATGCCCGTTGCCTCGATGGGCTCGTCTCGGTGACGTGCCTAAGCGGGATTGTGACGGTTGAGTTAGGAGGCCGCACGGCGCGGCTTGGCAAGGCGGAGCAAGTTACGTACTCGCGCACTGGCTTGGAAGCGTCCGTGCCGGTCGATGCGACCCAGGTTTCGGCCTGGCAGGCGGGGCTGTTGATTTTCCGTGACCGGCCCCTGACCAGCGTCGTGGACGAGGTCAATCGCTATCGCTCGGGGAAAATCATCATTACCAATGCAGAACTCAAGCGCCGGCTTGTCAACGGCACGTTCCAGCTCGACAAGCTCGAGAATTTCGTTGCTCAAGTTGAGCAACTCTTCGGTGCGCGCATCACATCGCTTCCGGGCGGTGTCGTGCTCCTGAGTTAA
- a CDS encoding type II secretion system protein GspK codes for MSSYDSRRGMILFTVLWAIAFCSALAMSTSTTFRGLTGIVTIDRDRVQADALLSAGLEAAAGIAGAVQDAPLTERGTTLSLSTGSVRVNVSDEGGRIDIGKAPVALLASLLRYVGADDDDADIVLRRILDLRGTAQQAQTGDGPKNDLAKNGLAQRQADGKPDTPAAAPSPAVFTDVRQLAGIPGMKAEWLAAIAPLITVFGSDGVNPLTAPVAVIRALPFVDEARLEAFLSMRRQPLVDPERLAFLLGPAQKYLKAQPTQVIAVDLVASTTDGYTAAAKAFIVLLSDDKQPYRVLAWNPVLRFVRDEFTAQLGAR; via the coding sequence ATGAGCAGCTACGACTCCCGGCGCGGCATGATACTGTTCACGGTGCTGTGGGCGATCGCCTTCTGCTCGGCGCTCGCCATGTCGACGTCGACCACGTTCCGCGGCCTTACCGGCATCGTGACGATCGATCGCGACCGCGTGCAGGCCGACGCGCTGCTGAGCGCGGGGCTTGAGGCTGCGGCCGGCATCGCGGGAGCCGTGCAGGATGCGCCGCTGACCGAGCGGGGTACCACGCTGTCATTGTCGACGGGGTCGGTGCGCGTCAATGTGAGCGATGAGGGCGGCCGCATCGACATCGGCAAGGCGCCGGTCGCGCTGCTGGCATCACTGCTGCGTTATGTCGGTGCCGACGATGACGACGCCGATATCGTTTTACGGAGAATTCTCGATCTGCGTGGCACGGCCCAACAGGCCCAAACAGGTGATGGGCCGAAAAATGACTTGGCGAAAAACGGCTTGGCGCAACGGCAGGCGGACGGCAAGCCAGATACGCCCGCGGCGGCTCCTTCTCCCGCGGTGTTCACCGATGTGCGGCAGCTTGCCGGCATTCCGGGAATGAAAGCGGAATGGCTGGCCGCAATAGCGCCGCTGATCACGGTGTTCGGGAGCGATGGCGTGAACCCGCTCACAGCGCCCGTCGCCGTCATTCGAGCGCTGCCGTTTGTCGACGAGGCGCGGCTGGAGGCCTTCCTCAGCATGCGGCGTCAGCCTTTAGTGGATCCCGAGCGCCTCGCTTTTCTGCTCGGTCCGGCACAAAAATATCTGAAGGCCCAACCCACGCAGGTCATCGCGGTGGATCTGGTCGCCAGCACGACTGATGGCTATACAGCCGCAGCCAAGGCCTTCATCGTGTTGCTCTCCGACGACAAGCAACCCTATCGGGTCCTTGCCTGGAATCCGGTGTTGCGGTTCGTCCGGGATGAGTTTACCGCGCAGTTAGGAGCTCGCTGA
- a CDS encoding energy transducer TonB: MGEVLRLFLVPTIAAVLFVGGIYWVRQQLPAGPTGQDRASVVQVRLLPRSDPAPIPVGLESPPIAASVANRTDVPIDPSDSTAISDLTVTQPARDSTPAEIAAPSVRPTPSPADAPPSSAAIRFQQALLRHVARYQRYPNAARLGRLQGSVETLFSMRRDGTLLGVWVKTSSGQAVLDSEAVDAIRRAQPLPSIPSGLPDRLNIRVTLVFEPS; this comes from the coding sequence ATGGGTGAGGTGCTGCGCTTGTTTCTGGTCCCGACCATCGCCGCGGTTCTTTTCGTCGGCGGAATTTACTGGGTTCGCCAGCAGCTTCCGGCTGGTCCGACGGGGCAGGATAGAGCGTCGGTCGTACAGGTTCGTCTGTTGCCAAGATCAGATCCTGCTCCGATTCCGGTGGGGCTGGAATCGCCGCCGATAGCCGCGAGTGTGGCCAACCGCACCGATGTGCCGATCGATCCGTCTGATTCTACTGCTATTAGCGACTTGACGGTAACGCAGCCAGCGCGGGATTCGACGCCGGCAGAAATCGCTGCGCCAAGCGTTCGTCCAACACCGTCGCCAGCGGATGCGCCTCCGAGCAGTGCTGCCATCAGGTTTCAGCAGGCATTGCTGCGCCACGTGGCGCGTTATCAGCGTTATCCGAATGCGGCCAGGCTAGGGCGCTTGCAGGGCTCGGTGGAGACATTGTTTTCCATGAGACGTGACGGCACGTTGCTCGGGGTCTGGGTCAAGACCAGTTCGGGCCAGGCAGTGCTCGACAGCGAGGCTGTCGATGCGATCCGGCGAGCCCAGCCGCTGCCATCGATCCCGTCCGGGCTGCCGGACCGGCTGAACATACGGGTGACGCTTGTTTTCGAACCGTCGTGA
- a CDS encoding PilN domain-containing protein has translation MLLGWQEGQRARHSLKVAEEHDRLTIQQMKGQEEVALGTVPAGTPFPVEIARAAEKSFVVLELDADEVISRRMTVPAQARDLLPGIVRNQIERLSPWRASQAAYGFDVRAGADATSLDVRVLITSRAQLEDACSRLGALGLRIDRVVAGKRLADAAAPVTLWSRLADASGNSLARARWMIGGLIAATLCLTMSVSVWAFMTAASADGESDDVAARVAALQRQVRGTLPQQSIAALAPPERAWALKETSPVAVVVVEALSRSLPDTSYLTELNLDGATLRLVGLADDAPSLIALLEQSGHLKDVRFFAPTTRGADGRRFVFHIEARVEPHMKVEGG, from the coding sequence TTGCTGCTCGGCTGGCAGGAGGGGCAACGCGCGCGGCACTCGCTGAAGGTCGCAGAGGAGCATGATCGGCTGACCATTCAACAGATGAAAGGGCAAGAGGAAGTCGCGCTCGGTACCGTTCCTGCCGGCACTCCGTTTCCTGTCGAGATTGCGCGCGCGGCGGAAAAGAGTTTTGTTGTCCTGGAGCTCGACGCCGACGAGGTCATCTCGCGTCGCATGACTGTTCCCGCCCAGGCTCGTGACCTGTTGCCAGGCATCGTGCGCAATCAGATCGAGCGTCTGTCGCCCTGGCGTGCCAGCCAGGCGGCCTATGGGTTCGATGTGCGGGCAGGCGCCGACGCCACCAGCCTCGACGTGCGTGTTCTCATCACTTCACGCGCCCAGCTCGAGGATGCCTGCAGCCGCCTCGGCGCGCTGGGGCTGCGGATTGATCGCGTCGTGGCGGGGAAGCGTCTTGCGGATGCAGCAGCTCCTGTCACGCTGTGGTCTCGTCTTGCGGACGCATCCGGAAATAGTCTCGCACGAGCGCGCTGGATGATCGGTGGTCTCATCGCGGCCACGCTCTGCTTGACCATGAGCGTGAGTGTCTGGGCTTTCATGACCGCGGCCTCTGCGGATGGCGAGAGCGACGATGTTGCAGCGCGCGTTGCGGCACTGCAGCGTCAGGTTCGGGGCACCCTCCCGCAGCAATCGATCGCTGCGCTGGCTCCTCCGGAGCGTGCGTGGGCCTTGAAGGAAACCTCGCCCGTAGCGGTGGTCGTTGTGGAAGCACTTTCACGCTCGCTGCCGGACACGTCCTACCTCACCGAGTTGAACCTCGATGGCGCGACACTGCGCCTCGTTGGCTTGGCCGACGATGCGCCTTCGCTGATCGCTCTCCTTGAACAATCGGGCCATCTCAAGGACGTGCGTTTTTTCGCACCGACCACGCGTGGCGCCGACGGCAGGCGCTTTGTGTTTCACATCGAGGCCCGGGTCGAGCCGCATATGAAGGTTGAGGGAGGCTAG
- a CDS encoding prepilin-type N-terminal cleavage/methylation domain-containing protein — MSTGTAVGSRPTCRNSGEGRAGFTLIETLVALALLLAFLSVLGPHLFHARRIADHVDGRVAAQVLLRAILDAPVDRTALAKGPRDGETGGLRWSVAAEPMFIDAMVPMERGLVQTAAAKATEPRPNWTAFRLIAKVSWGPGQMVSAETMRLGLDE, encoded by the coding sequence ATGTCGACTGGTACAGCGGTGGGGTCGCGACCGACCTGCCGTAACAGTGGCGAGGGCCGGGCAGGCTTCACGTTGATCGAGACGCTGGTGGCGCTGGCGCTGCTGTTGGCATTTCTGTCGGTGCTGGGGCCGCATCTGTTCCACGCGCGCCGTATCGCCGACCATGTCGACGGCCGGGTCGCCGCGCAAGTGCTGCTGCGCGCCATCCTGGATGCGCCGGTGGATCGTACGGCCTTGGCCAAGGGCCCGCGCGACGGCGAGACCGGCGGCCTGCGCTGGTCGGTCGCCGCGGAACCAATGTTTATCGACGCCATGGTCCCGATGGAGCGAGGTCTGGTGCAGACTGCGGCGGCTAAGGCGACGGAGCCGCGTCCAAACTGGACCGCCTTCCGCCTGATCGCAAAGGTCTCGTGGGGCCCCGGCCAGATGGTCAGCGCCGAAACCATGCGGCTGGGGCTCGACGAATGA
- the gspM gene encoding type II secretion system protein GspM yields MLKLSREQAFAVGGFCGLLIICALVVAGALQTRAEALGKLAEGRDRLENLEARTRSVADRRRRIGNSAAPALAFLDAPTSGLATAQFQAYLSQIVTDQQAVLVSSGIPSNDRDDKSDAIRLQIALNATLPALQVLLYRLESGAPYVFVDALLMQPSGSGERAVADPILKVNLTLHAFWRRRTS; encoded by the coding sequence ATGCTCAAACTTAGCCGTGAACAGGCATTCGCGGTCGGCGGCTTCTGCGGGCTCCTGATTATCTGCGCGTTGGTGGTCGCGGGAGCATTGCAGACCAGGGCCGAGGCTTTGGGGAAGCTCGCCGAGGGGCGTGATCGGCTCGAGAATCTCGAGGCGCGGACACGATCGGTTGCCGATCGGCGCCGGCGGATAGGAAATTCGGCAGCTCCTGCGCTCGCATTTCTCGATGCGCCCACCAGCGGACTCGCCACGGCCCAGTTCCAGGCCTATCTGTCGCAAATCGTCACGGATCAGCAGGCTGTTCTGGTCTCGTCGGGAATTCCGTCGAATGATCGCGACGACAAGAGCGACGCAATCCGGCTTCAAATCGCTTTGAACGCGACGCTTCCCGCTTTGCAGGTGCTGCTCTACCGGCTTGAAAGCGGCGCTCCCTATGTCTTCGTCGACGCACTTCTAATGCAGCCGAGCGGCTCCGGCGAGCGGGCGGTCGCGGATCCGATCTTGAAGGTCAATCTGACCCTGCATGCCTTCTGGCGCCGCAGGACCTCATGA
- a CDS encoding UDP-glucuronic acid decarboxylase family protein yields the protein MTKVLVTGGAGFLGSHLCERLIEQGDDVLCVDNYFTGSRANIAHLIGNARFEVMRHDVTFPLYVEVDKIYNLACPASPIHYQFDPVQTTKTSVHGAINMLGLAKRVKATILQASTSEVYGDPEVHPQTEAYWGRVNPIGLRSCYDEGKRCAETLFFDYWRQHELRIKVVRIFNTYGPRMHPNDGRVVSNFIVQALKGDDITIYGDGRQTRSFCYVDDLIEGMIRAMNTPDDFTGPVNIGNPREFTIRELAEEVIAMTRSRSKLVFMPLPSDDPRQRQPDISLARAALDWTPTVDLKSGLEKTIAYFRGQMRAAAE from the coding sequence GTGACAAAGGTGCTGGTAACCGGCGGTGCCGGATTTCTTGGCTCGCATCTGTGCGAGCGGCTGATCGAGCAAGGCGACGACGTTCTGTGCGTCGATAATTACTTCACCGGCAGCAGAGCCAACATCGCACACCTGATCGGCAATGCACGTTTCGAGGTGATGCGCCACGACGTCACGTTTCCTCTCTATGTCGAAGTCGACAAGATTTACAATCTGGCCTGCCCTGCCTCGCCGATCCACTATCAGTTCGACCCGGTCCAGACGACCAAGACGAGTGTGCACGGCGCGATCAACATGCTGGGCCTCGCCAAGCGCGTGAAGGCAACGATCCTCCAGGCTTCAACTTCCGAGGTCTACGGCGATCCGGAAGTTCATCCACAAACCGAAGCATACTGGGGACGCGTCAACCCTATCGGCCTGCGCTCCTGTTATGACGAAGGCAAGCGCTGCGCCGAGACCCTGTTCTTCGATTACTGGCGTCAGCATGAGCTTCGGATCAAGGTGGTACGGATCTTCAACACCTATGGGCCCCGCATGCATCCCAACGACGGCCGCGTGGTGTCGAACTTCATTGTCCAGGCGCTTAAAGGCGATGACATCACAATCTATGGGGACGGACGCCAGACCCGCAGCTTCTGCTATGTGGACGACCTCATCGAAGGCATGATCCGGGCCATGAACACACCGGATGACTTCACCGGCCCGGTCAACATCGGCAATCCACGCGAATTCACGATCCGTGAGCTTGCCGAAGAAGTCATCGCAATGACCCGGTCAAGAAGCAAACTGGTGTTCATGCCGTTGCCTTCCGATGATCCTCGTCAACGCCAGCCCGATATTTCACTGGCTCGCGCCGCGCTCGACTGGACACCAACCGTCGATCTCAAGAGCGGACTGGAGAAGACGATAGCGTATTTTCGCGGCCAGATGCGAGCTGCCGCCGAATAA
- a CDS encoding RNA polymerase sigma factor: protein MADINRVRLRGQLVDNYDGLVRKLTRRLGSSDFAYEALHETFLRLDRVTDAVPVRSPADYIFRTAINIAKDRQKAQNRRVSASEIDTLLDVSDDGPDPARVAEARSEIEAFKRALSELPSRPRDVLQSISIDGRSPHEVAVRLGVSVRTVESDLKRALNHCADSLDHTLIRRLGGPRPRS, encoded by the coding sequence GTGGCTGATATCAACCGAGTGCGGTTACGTGGCCAGCTCGTCGACAATTACGACGGTCTTGTCAGGAAGCTGACGCGCCGCTTGGGGTCGTCGGACTTCGCTTATGAAGCCTTGCATGAAACGTTTTTGCGCCTGGACCGGGTGACGGATGCGGTGCCGGTTCGTAGCCCTGCCGACTATATTTTCCGTACCGCCATCAACATCGCAAAGGACCGCCAGAAAGCTCAAAATCGCAGAGTCAGCGCATCCGAAATCGATACGCTTCTTGATGTAAGCGATGATGGGCCGGATCCGGCAAGGGTCGCGGAGGCGCGTTCCGAAATCGAAGCTTTCAAGCGAGCATTGTCCGAATTGCCATCCCGGCCTCGCGACGTCCTTCAGAGTATTTCAATCGACGGACGCTCGCCGCATGAAGTCGCGGTACGGCTGGGCGTCAGTGTTCGAACGGTCGAGAGTGATTTGAAGCGGGCGCTGAACCATTGTGCGGATAGTCTGGATCACACGCTGATCCGTCGCCTCGGCGGACCGCGCCCGCGCTCATAA